In Zingiber officinale cultivar Zhangliang chromosome 1A, Zo_v1.1, whole genome shotgun sequence, a genomic segment contains:
- the LOC122007143 gene encoding zinc finger MYM-type protein 1-like: protein MTLSTISNNDDLPSEIPPKRFKNTETEEVDLDSLERDPGLRRQIWEYHPNQRDEIRRVYLNLKAYQPILQEYPLNKNIKHPRRFQSTWYEQFLWLEYSPTKDKAYCFPCFIFNKPSGCLNQTTFTVDGFDKWKKVRNGKACAFLGHMGKDNVSSPHRNAEKACEDLMNQTQHISRRFDNFNDEQVATNRLRLKAHIHVVLLLALQGIPFRGHDEKSSSSNRGNFLEFLDVLTMYNDELSKAIAKAPKNAKYTSHDIQKQILHVFSVRVKNTIREEIGVAKYCIIVDEARDESKREQMSIVLMFVDSNGFIQERFFGLVHVSDTAALTLKDAIYSALAHYNLDVQNIRGQGYDGASNMRGEFNGLQALITKDCKSAYYVHCFAHRLQLALVAAAKNVTPIHQFFDRLTFIVNIVGSSCKRNDELKNAHADDIAYLIAINELETGRGLNQIGTLQRAVDTRWSSHFRSLKGLIKMFSASCTVLLKIMDDGLPSQRADATTVYDEMTSFDFVFILHLMKEIMGITDILCQTLQSKSQDIINAMELVLSTKNLLQQMRDNKWDDLLVKVKSFCELRNIDIPDFNAPYINKRGRGRAHQDNFTIEHHYRIELFYASIDSQLQEINGRFSDDAMELLTLSNALNPQNAAESFRVVDICKLVEKFYAQDFTRDEKNNWRCN, encoded by the coding sequence ATGACTCTATCGACAATATCAAATAATGATGATCTTCCATCTGAAATTCCTCCTAAAAGATTCAAAAATACAGAAACTGAAGAGGTTGATCTTGATTCTTTAGAGCGTGATCCAGGATTGCGTCGACAAATTTGGGAATATCATCCTAATCAACGAGACGAGATTCGTCGAGTTTATTTGAATCTGAAAGCATATCAACCTATTCTTCAAGAATatccattaaataaaaatattaaacacCCTCGAAGATTTCAGTCAACTTGGTATGAACAATTTCTTTGGTTGGAGTATTCACCCACTAAAGATAAAGCATATTGCTTTCCATGTTTTATCTTCAACAAGCCTTCAGGATGCTTAAATCAAACTACATTTACTGTTGATGGATTTGATAAGTGGAAGAAAGTTCGAAATGGAAAAGCTTGTGCTTTCCTAGGCCATATGGGAAAGGATAATGTATCTTCACCCCATCGTAATGCTGAAAAGGCATGTGAGGATTTGATGAACCAAACACAACATATATCAAGgagatttgataattttaatgatgaacaaGTTGCAACTAATCGTCTTCGATTGAAGGCTCACATACACGTGGTGTTATTACTTGCACTTCAAGGAATTCCGTTTAGAGGTCATGATGAGAAATCTAGTTCATCTAATCGTGgcaattttcttgaatttttggaTGTGCTGACCATGTACAATGATGAACTTTCAAAGGCAATTGCGAAAGCTCCAAAAAATGCCAAATATACAAGTCACGATATTCAGAAACAAATACTTCATGTGTTTTCGGTGAGAGTGAAAAATACAATTCGTGAAGAAATTGGAGTTGCCAAGTATTGCATAATTGTTGATGAAGCCCGAGATGAGTCAAAAAGAGAGCAAATGTCTATAGTATTGATGTTTGTGGATAGTAATGGATTCATTCAAGAACGTTTTTTTGGCCTTGTTCATGTATCTGATACTGCGGCTTTAACTTTAAAGGATGCTATATATTCTGCTTTGGCTCACTACAATTTGGATGTTcaaaatattagaggtcaaggGTATGATGGTGCTAGTAATATGAGGGGCGAGTTTAATGGATTGCAAGCTTTGATTACAAAAGATTGTAAAAGTGCTTATTATGTTCATTGCTTTGCTCATCGGTTACAATTGGCTTTGGTTGCAGCAGCAAAAAATGTGACACCTATTCATCAATTTTTTGATAGATTAACTTTTATAGTTAATATTGTTGGTTCTTCATGTAAGCGTAATGATGAATTGAAGAATGCTCATGCAGATGACATTGCATATTTGATTGCTATTAATGAACTCGAGACAGGGCGTGGGCTTAATCAGATAGGTACTTTACAACGAGCTGTTGATACACGCTGGAGTTCTCATTTCAGATCATTGAAAGGCCTAATTAAGATGTTTAGTGCATCGTGTACGGTATTGCTCAAGATTATGGATGATGGGCTTCCTTCTCAACGAGCAGATGCAACAACTGTTTATGATGAAATGACTTCCTTTGATTTTGTATTCATCTTGCATCTTATGAAAGAGATTATGGGGATCACAGATATTCTTTGTCAGACTTTACAAAGTAAGTCTCAGGATATTATAAATGCAATGGAGCTTGTATTATCTACTAAGAATTTACTTCAACAGATGAGGGATAACAAGTGGGATGATTTGCTTGTAAAAGTGAAATCCTTTTGTGAACTTCGAAATATTGACATTCCTGATTTCAATGCTCCATATATTAATAAACGAGGTCGAGGACGTGCTCATCAAGACAATTTCACCATTGAGCATCATTATCGAATAGAGCTCTTTTATGCTTCGATAGATTCACAGTTGCAAGAAATTAATGGTCGCTTTAGTGATGATGCTATGGAATTGCTCACTCTTAGTAATGCCCTAAATCCTCAAAATGCAGCGGAGTCTTTCAGAGTTGTGGATATATGTAAATTAGTTGAAAAGTTTTATGCTCAGGATTTTACCAGAGATGAAAAAAACAATTGGAGATGCAATTGA